The proteins below are encoded in one region of Arthrobacter sp. CJ23:
- a CDS encoding GNAT family N-acetyltransferase, giving the protein MTSLTAVWPPFGLTLTTPRLVLRTIRDEEIPAAVAAARSGIHDAGRSPFSNPWTELPDEELGPNMARWYWRCRAGMAPESWTLLLGIWHNDEFIGCQDVEAKNFTALKTVSTGSWLKRSGQGRGLGKEMRAAVVSYAFDHLNANVAESEAAAWNEQSLGVSRSLGYELNGIYRTSWGPKTEDVQRVRLTPESFKRPDWTLKVEGHKEFATFLGIA; this is encoded by the coding sequence ATGACTTCGCTCACCGCCGTCTGGCCCCCGTTTGGACTCACGCTGACCACGCCCCGCCTGGTACTCCGGACCATCCGCGACGAGGAGATCCCGGCAGCGGTGGCGGCGGCCCGCAGCGGAATCCACGACGCCGGCCGCTCGCCCTTCAGCAACCCCTGGACGGAGCTGCCCGACGAGGAACTGGGCCCCAACATGGCCCGCTGGTACTGGCGCTGCCGTGCGGGAATGGCGCCGGAATCGTGGACGCTCCTCCTGGGCATCTGGCACAACGATGAGTTCATCGGCTGCCAGGACGTCGAGGCCAAGAATTTCACGGCACTCAAGACCGTCAGCACCGGTTCCTGGCTCAAGCGGTCCGGGCAGGGCCGCGGCCTGGGCAAGGAGATGCGCGCCGCCGTCGTCAGCTACGCCTTCGACCACCTGAATGCGAACGTCGCCGAATCCGAAGCCGCCGCCTGGAACGAACAGTCCCTCGGCGTCTCCCGCTCCCTCGGCTACGAGCTCAACGGCATCTACCGCACCAGCTGGGGCCCCAAAACAGAAGACGTCCAACGCGTCCGCCTCACCCCCGAATCCTTCAAACGCCCCGACTGGACCCTGAAGGTAGAAGGCCACAAAGAGTTCGCCACATTCCTCGGCATCGCCTGA
- a CDS encoding A24 family peptidase, with amino-acid sequence MIRRLAALWDASPWGFWLVIAACLYFAVMAVRLTIIDVRHHLLPNRIVFPSYGVAGVLLLGAAVLAELSDAAVPGKVPDGGANLFGVPGLGIVAGGAVLWLFYFVLRVIYPAGMGFGDVKLAGVLGLYLGYLGWAHVFAGTFAAFLFGGVWGMAVLATRRGTLKSAIPFGPFMLAGAAAAMLLLPA; translated from the coding sequence GTGATCCGACGACTTGCCGCCCTCTGGGACGCCAGCCCCTGGGGCTTCTGGCTGGTGATCGCGGCGTGCCTGTATTTTGCCGTGATGGCCGTGCGCCTGACCATCATCGATGTCCGCCACCACCTGCTGCCCAACCGGATCGTTTTCCCGTCCTACGGAGTGGCCGGTGTCCTGCTGCTGGGGGCCGCGGTGCTGGCTGAGCTGTCCGACGCCGCGGTTCCCGGGAAAGTGCCCGACGGCGGCGCGAACCTTTTCGGGGTCCCCGGGCTGGGGATCGTGGCCGGGGGAGCCGTGCTGTGGTTGTTCTATTTCGTCTTGCGCGTGATCTACCCGGCGGGCATGGGCTTCGGCGATGTCAAGCTGGCGGGCGTGCTGGGCCTCTATCTTGGCTACCTGGGCTGGGCCCACGTCTTTGCCGGGACGTTCGCGGCGTTCCTGTTCGGCGGTGTGTGGGGCATGGCGGTACTGGCCACGCGCCGCGGGACCTTGAAATCGGCGATTCCCTTCGGGCCGTTCATGCTTGCCGGCGCAGCCGCCGCGATGCTCCTGCTGCCGGCCTGA
- a CDS encoding NUDIX domain-containing protein, producing MGAPDFVLRLREKIGNDPLWLPAVRGAVFDDEGRVLLCQRSDNGHWTLISGMLEPGEHPAPGLVREIFEETAVVAETERIIAVGVVGPVTFPNGDVCDFLDIAFRCRYVSGEAQVNDDESTAVGWFALDELPEMSAGQLEVLRLATEPEGPVAYQLED from the coding sequence ATGGGTGCACCCGACTTCGTGCTCAGACTCCGCGAGAAAATCGGCAACGATCCGCTCTGGCTGCCTGCGGTGCGTGGTGCCGTTTTCGACGACGAAGGCCGCGTGCTGCTGTGCCAGCGCTCCGACAACGGGCACTGGACCCTGATCTCGGGGATGCTCGAACCGGGGGAACATCCCGCGCCCGGGCTGGTCCGGGAAATCTTCGAGGAAACGGCGGTGGTGGCGGAGACCGAGCGGATCATCGCCGTCGGCGTCGTGGGCCCGGTGACCTTCCCCAACGGCGACGTGTGCGACTTCCTGGACATCGCTTTCCGCTGCCGGTACGTCTCCGGGGAGGCCCAGGTCAACGACGACGAATCCACGGCCGTCGGGTGGTTCGCCCTGGACGAGCTGCCGGAGATGAGCGCCGGCCAGCTCGAAGTCCTCCGGTTGGCTACGGAACCCGAAGGTCCCGTGGCCTACCAACTCGAGGACTGA
- a CDS encoding MDR family MFS transporter encodes MTTLPKPAEPLLLTQRRIWIIFSALIAGMLLSSLDQTIVSTAMPTIVGKLGGVEHQAWITTAYLLATTIVMPIYGKFGDVLGRRNLFLIAIGLFTAASVGCAFATDFWGFVIFRALQGLGGGGLMILSQAIIADIVPAKDRGKYMGPLGAIFGLSAVAGPLLGGFFVDHLTWEWAFYINIPIGIAAFAIAWFTLTLPNKKAEKRIDILGVLLLSAATACLIFFTDFGGKKDEGWDSPLTWAFGAGMVLSAFLFIQVERRAEDPIIPLSLFRNRIFVNATAIGFTLGLGMFAAIAFVPTFLQMSSGTSAAVSGLLMLPMMVGLMGTSIYSGIHISKTGKYKMYPILGAALTIVAMLWLTTLTASTPIWVICVQLFIFGSGLGLIMQVIVLVVQNAVPAEQIGTATSTNNYFREVGASLGVAVFGSIFTTRLAESLTNAFTGAGASAEQASRSTSTLDPQTLAQLPAQIKDAIINAYADSLAPVFWYLIPFIAVALLLAITLKQIPLSDTAGMVARGEAVGGEEAERLEAERTAKAEAPADAPTDAQAVQPADEDRAGARVRQPQSSSW; translated from the coding sequence ATGACTACCCTCCCGAAGCCGGCGGAACCGCTGCTGCTCACCCAGCGAAGAATCTGGATCATCTTCTCGGCCCTGATCGCGGGCATGCTGCTCTCCAGCCTGGACCAGACCATCGTCTCAACCGCCATGCCCACCATCGTGGGCAAGCTGGGCGGCGTGGAGCACCAGGCCTGGATCACCACCGCCTACCTGCTCGCGACCACCATCGTCATGCCCATCTACGGCAAGTTCGGCGACGTCCTGGGCCGCAGGAACCTGTTCCTCATTGCCATCGGCCTGTTCACGGCCGCGTCCGTGGGCTGTGCGTTCGCCACGGACTTCTGGGGCTTCGTGATCTTCCGTGCCCTCCAGGGCCTGGGCGGCGGCGGCCTGATGATCCTCTCGCAGGCCATCATCGCCGACATCGTCCCGGCCAAGGACCGCGGCAAGTACATGGGCCCGCTGGGCGCCATCTTCGGCCTCTCCGCCGTGGCCGGCCCTCTGCTGGGCGGCTTCTTCGTTGACCACCTGACGTGGGAATGGGCCTTCTACATCAACATCCCCATCGGCATCGCCGCGTTCGCCATCGCCTGGTTCACCCTGACCCTGCCGAACAAGAAGGCCGAGAAGCGCATCGACATCCTCGGTGTGCTGCTGCTCTCCGCCGCCACCGCCTGCCTGATCTTCTTCACCGACTTCGGCGGCAAGAAGGACGAAGGCTGGGATTCCCCGCTGACCTGGGCGTTCGGCGCCGGCATGGTCCTCTCCGCGTTCCTCTTCATCCAGGTGGAACGCCGGGCCGAGGACCCCATCATCCCGCTGAGCCTGTTCAGGAACCGGATCTTCGTCAATGCCACGGCCATCGGCTTCACCCTGGGCCTGGGCATGTTCGCGGCCATCGCCTTTGTCCCGACGTTCCTGCAGATGTCCTCCGGGACGTCCGCGGCCGTCTCCGGCCTGCTCATGCTGCCGATGATGGTGGGCCTGATGGGCACCTCCATCTACTCCGGCATCCACATCTCCAAGACCGGCAAGTACAAGATGTACCCGATCCTGGGCGCCGCCCTCACCATCGTGGCCATGCTCTGGCTGACCACACTGACGGCCTCCACGCCCATCTGGGTGATCTGCGTGCAGCTCTTCATCTTCGGCTCCGGCCTGGGCCTGATCATGCAGGTCATCGTCCTGGTGGTGCAGAACGCCGTCCCGGCCGAGCAGATCGGCACCGCCACCAGCACCAACAACTATTTCCGCGAAGTGGGCGCTTCCCTGGGCGTGGCCGTGTTCGGCTCGATCTTCACCACCCGCCTGGCAGAGTCCCTCACCAACGCCTTCACCGGTGCCGGAGCCTCGGCCGAACAGGCATCCCGGTCCACCAGCACCCTGGACCCGCAGACGCTGGCCCAGTTGCCGGCACAGATCAAGGACGCGATCATCAACGCCTACGCCGATTCACTGGCCCCGGTGTTCTGGTACCTGATCCCGTTCATCGCCGTCGCACTGCTGCTTGCCATCACCCTCAAGCAGATCCCGCTCTCGGACACCGCCGGCATGGTGGCCCGTGGCGAGGCCGTGGGCGGCGAGGAGGCGGAGCGCCTGGAAGCAGAGCGCACCGCCAAGGCAGAGGCTCCGGCCGACGCACCGACAGATGCGCAGGCAGTGCAGCCGGCTGACGAGGACCGCGCCGGGGCCCGGGTCCGTCAGCCTCAGTCCTCGAGTTGGTAG
- a CDS encoding TetR/AcrR family transcriptional regulator translates to MSNSANIDGSLRERKRAATRSAITAVARSLTADRGLNGYTVEEVCEEAGISRRTFFNYFHSKEDAVIGSFSDDLPQDALADFTLNPGRMPNTISSTLLAALHHLTLTIMERSAVSRAEVHQLIAAIKAEPQLLGRMTLEGEARERQFAELIAAREGLPPEHPEIIMAAAVFGAVSKRTAQQFFSEDNTRPYRGLLETNLRAAQKLFSQPLDTTPADTSKDHA, encoded by the coding sequence GTGAGCAATAGTGCAAATATAGACGGCAGTCTCCGCGAGCGTAAGCGGGCTGCCACGCGGTCGGCGATTACCGCCGTCGCGCGTTCCCTGACGGCAGACCGCGGACTGAACGGCTACACGGTTGAGGAAGTCTGCGAAGAAGCCGGAATCTCCCGGCGAACCTTCTTCAACTACTTCCATTCCAAGGAAGACGCCGTCATTGGCTCGTTCTCCGATGACCTTCCCCAGGATGCCCTGGCGGACTTCACCCTGAACCCTGGCCGCATGCCGAACACCATCTCCAGCACGCTGCTCGCGGCGTTGCACCACCTGACGCTCACCATCATGGAGCGCTCGGCCGTCAGCCGGGCGGAAGTGCACCAGCTCATCGCGGCCATCAAGGCAGAACCACAATTGCTGGGACGGATGACGCTCGAAGGCGAAGCCCGGGAGCGCCAGTTTGCCGAGCTCATTGCGGCCCGCGAGGGCCTGCCTCCTGAGCACCCGGAAATCATCATGGCGGCGGCTGTCTTCGGTGCGGTCTCCAAGAGGACGGCCCAGCAGTTCTTCTCCGAAGACAACACCCGGCCCTACCGCGGGCTGCTCGAAACGAACCTCAGGGCGGCCCAAAAGCTCTTCTCCCAACCGCTGGACACCACGCCCGCCGACACCTCAAAGGACCACGCATGA
- a CDS encoding class II fumarate hydratase → MTSTAEFRIEHDTMGEVRVPVNALYRAQTQRAVENFPISGKTLERTHIEALARVKKAAALANAELGVLDGELAEAIAAAADEVAAGKYDGDFPIDVFQTGSGTSSNMNTNEVIAELATRALAAAGSDKVVHPNDHVNASQSSNDVFPTSVHVAATSALINDLIPALDYLAASLDRKAVEFKDVVKSGRTHLMDATPVMLGQEFGGYAAQVRYGIERINASLPRVAEVPLGGTAVGTGINTPAGFPERVIELLAADTGLPLTEARDHFEAQANRDGLIEGSSQLRNIAISFMKINNDLRWMGSGPNTGLGEIAIPDLQPGSSIMPGKVNPVICEASIMVCAQVIGNDTAIAWSGTNGAFELNVGIPVMAANLLESIRLLANTSRVMADKMIDGITANVERARFLAEASPSIVTPLNKFIGYENAAKIAKIAVKEGLTIRQATEKLGFVGEGEGKVSEAELDKALDVTTMTSPAHKA, encoded by the coding sequence ATGACTTCCACTGCTGAATTCCGCATTGAACATGACACGATGGGCGAAGTTCGCGTCCCCGTGAACGCCCTGTACCGCGCCCAGACGCAGCGCGCCGTGGAGAACTTCCCGATTTCCGGCAAGACCCTCGAGCGCACCCACATCGAGGCCCTGGCCCGTGTCAAGAAGGCCGCTGCACTGGCGAACGCCGAACTGGGGGTGCTCGATGGTGAGCTCGCCGAGGCGATTGCCGCTGCTGCCGATGAGGTTGCCGCCGGCAAGTACGACGGCGACTTCCCCATCGACGTCTTCCAGACCGGCTCGGGCACCTCCTCCAACATGAACACCAACGAGGTCATCGCCGAGCTCGCAACGCGCGCCCTCGCCGCCGCCGGGAGCGACAAAGTTGTCCACCCGAACGACCACGTCAACGCCTCCCAGTCCTCCAACGACGTCTTCCCGACGTCCGTGCACGTTGCCGCCACCTCGGCCCTGATCAACGACCTGATCCCGGCGCTGGACTACCTGGCAGCTTCCCTGGACCGCAAGGCCGTGGAGTTCAAGGACGTCGTCAAGTCCGGCCGTACCCACCTCATGGACGCCACTCCGGTCATGCTGGGCCAGGAGTTCGGCGGCTACGCTGCCCAGGTCCGCTACGGCATCGAGCGCATCAACGCCTCCCTCCCCCGCGTCGCCGAGGTTCCCCTGGGCGGCACGGCCGTGGGCACCGGCATCAACACGCCGGCAGGCTTCCCGGAGCGCGTCATCGAGCTCCTGGCTGCCGACACGGGCCTGCCGCTGACCGAGGCCCGCGACCACTTCGAGGCGCAGGCCAACCGCGACGGCCTCATCGAGGGCTCCAGCCAGCTGCGCAACATCGCGATCTCCTTCATGAAGATCAACAACGACCTCCGTTGGATGGGCTCCGGCCCCAACACCGGCCTCGGCGAAATCGCCATCCCGGACCTGCAGCCGGGCTCCTCGATCATGCCGGGCAAGGTCAACCCCGTCATCTGCGAGGCGTCCATCATGGTCTGCGCCCAGGTCATCGGCAACGACACCGCCATCGCATGGTCCGGCACCAACGGCGCCTTCGAGCTCAACGTCGGCATCCCCGTCATGGCCGCCAACCTGCTCGAGTCCATCCGCCTGCTGGCCAACACCAGCCGCGTCATGGCCGACAAAATGATCGACGGCATCACCGCCAACGTGGAGCGCGCCCGCTTCCTGGCCGAGGCCTCCCCGTCCATCGTGACGCCGCTGAACAAGTTCATCGGGTACGAGAACGCCGCCAAGATCGCCAAGATCGCCGTCAAGGAGGGTCTGACCATCCGCCAGGCAACCGAGAAGCTCGGTTTTGTTGGTGAGGGCGAAGGCAAGGTCTCCGAGGCAGAGCTGGACAAGGCCCTTGACGTCACCACCATGACGTCCCCGGCACACAAGGCCTGA
- a CDS encoding carbonic anhydrase gives MATYLTPALAWRRLREGNERFVAGESLHPNQDASRRSSLLEHQHPFAVIFGCSDSRLAAEIIFDLGLGDAFVVRTAGQVIDDAVLGSLEYSISELGVPLIVILGHDSCGAVSATKAAVETGDMPVGFIRDLVERITPSVLTSLRNEQHDVNEMVVEHVKQTAKRLADSSRVISDAIDDGRVAVVGLSYKLDEGRAALVSGIGKL, from the coding sequence GTGGCTACCTACCTGACCCCTGCCCTTGCCTGGCGCCGTCTGCGCGAAGGCAACGAGCGATTCGTTGCCGGTGAATCCCTGCACCCCAACCAGGACGCGTCCCGGCGTTCGTCGCTCCTGGAGCACCAGCACCCCTTCGCCGTCATTTTCGGCTGCTCCGACTCCCGCCTCGCCGCAGAGATCATCTTCGACCTCGGCCTGGGCGATGCCTTCGTGGTCCGCACGGCGGGCCAGGTGATTGACGACGCCGTCCTCGGCTCCCTCGAATACAGCATCAGCGAGCTCGGCGTTCCCCTGATCGTCATCCTGGGCCATGACAGCTGCGGTGCCGTGAGCGCCACCAAGGCCGCTGTGGAAACCGGTGACATGCCCGTGGGCTTCATCCGCGACCTCGTGGAACGCATCACGCCCTCGGTCCTGACGTCCCTGCGCAACGAGCAGCATGACGTCAACGAGATGGTGGTGGAGCACGTCAAGCAGACCGCCAAGCGCCTGGCCGACAGTTCCCGTGTGATTTCGGACGCCATCGACGACGGCCGGGTGGCCGTCGTCGGCCTTTCCTACAAGCTGGATGAAGGCCGGGCCGCGCTGGTTTCCGGCATCGGCAAGCTGTAG
- a CDS encoding DUF4245 domain-containing protein — MSETQDKPAAAAPSDTAEANRVHADPAPIKPVIAAKAAKRANASVIGMVIALLVCVLAFLPIVLMNPAPKSDGYRPNVNVSAIAANAADVAGFTPVAPELGDTFSPNYARWDSGTASGVPIWEIGYLTPKEAFIGVAQTRKANPTWLLQQTKNAPVTGTRNAGGQEWELRDSGKDTRSMILVYRGTTIILSGTASLDEFATVAAAVVKSVDSAPAVLPAMPTSTAKPGETVSQPATTAP; from the coding sequence GTGAGTGAAACGCAGGACAAGCCCGCAGCCGCCGCCCCGTCGGACACCGCCGAGGCCAACCGGGTCCACGCAGACCCGGCCCCCATCAAGCCCGTCATTGCCGCCAAGGCTGCAAAGCGGGCCAATGCCTCGGTGATCGGCATGGTCATCGCGCTGCTGGTCTGCGTCCTGGCCTTCCTGCCGATCGTGCTGATGAACCCGGCTCCGAAGAGCGATGGCTATCGGCCGAACGTGAATGTGTCTGCCATCGCGGCCAACGCCGCGGATGTGGCGGGATTCACACCCGTGGCCCCGGAGCTCGGCGACACATTCAGTCCCAATTACGCCAGATGGGATTCCGGGACCGCCAGCGGGGTGCCCATTTGGGAGATTGGCTACCTGACTCCCAAGGAGGCCTTCATCGGCGTCGCGCAGACCCGCAAGGCGAACCCGACGTGGCTCCTGCAGCAGACCAAGAACGCCCCCGTCACGGGCACGCGTAACGCCGGCGGGCAGGAATGGGAGCTGCGCGACTCGGGCAAGGACACCCGCAGCATGATTCTCGTGTACCGGGGAACCACCATCATCCTCAGCGGCACGGCAAGCCTGGACGAGTTCGCCACCGTGGCCGCCGCCGTCGTGAAATCCGTAGACAGCGCCCCGGCCGTACTTCCCGCTATGCCGACTTCAACGGCGAAGCCCGGCGAAACAGTGTCGCAGCCGGCCACCACCGCACCGTAA